Genomic window (Paenibacillus sp. 37):
AGACAGACATATTGGCGCTTAGATCGACCGGATGCTTGGATCAGACCTTATTATGAGAACGCGATGTTAAGCAACAAATGGACAGTGGGCAGTGTGACCAATTATGGTCGCTGGGATTATCCATTGGGTGTCACTGTATATGGTCTATTACGGACGGGGCGTTATTTGCAAAGACCGGACATTACACGTTATGCGGCTGAGCATGTGCAGGCATGTACCCAGATGTATGAGTACTCCTTATGGGATCGGGAGCAGTATGGTTTCCCGGCTGTCAATCAACAATTGGTCATGCTGAAAATGCTGGATAACTGCGGTTCTTTTGGTTCAGCCATGCTGGAATCGTATTCAGAGTGTCATGAACCAACGTTTCTTCCGATTGCTGAACGCATTGCAGATTTCATGCTTTCCCGCCTGGAGAGGCAGGAGGATGGTGCATTTTATCGCACATGTGTAGGGGAGTATGCCGAGAATACCATGTGGGCAGATGACCTCTATATGAGCACGCCGTTTCTCGTTCGTTATGCCCGGGTGACAGGCAACTCAACCGCATTGGATGAAGCCGCCAGACAATTTTCACTGTATCGGAAGTATCTGTTTATGCCTGAGTTCAAGATCATGTCCCATGTGTATGATTTCAAATACGGACAGGCGACGCAGATTCCATGGGGACGGGGGAATGGTTGGACGCTGTTTTCCTTGACAGAGGTACTGGAAGCTTTGCCAGCAGAGCATCCCGAGCGCCCGGCCTTAATAGATTTCTTTAATGAGCTGTGTGAAGGGTACGCAGCGCTTCAAGGGGAAAGCGGGTTGTGGCATCAGGTATTGAATGTTCCCCAGACGTATGAAGAAGCCTCCTGCACGGCGATGTTTGCCTATGGTTTTGCGAGAGGTGTACGCTTTGGCTGGTTCAAAGACCCAGAAGTTTACGTCACAGCTGCCGAACGGGCTTGGAAGGGACTCATCTGCAAAGCGATTGATCGTCAAGGGAATGTCCATGGCGTGTGCAGCGGATCACGATATGCATTTACAGCAGAGTATTATGATCAGGACTTGCGTACCGTCACCAATGACAATCACGGAATAGGCATTATGATGCTGGCAGGAACCGAAGTGGCAAAAATGAAGAAATATCTGGCTGAGCACAGGGTGTCTTCACCTGCAGTCTCACATTCCTGACAGATTCGCAGGAAACACAATTTTTATAGCTGAACATCGAGCTCGGACATTCCAATGGCTCGTAGAAAGAAATGCCGTGATTAGATGTTCATACCTTTGTTCCATATCAGCCCAGTAACTTCTTCTCAATGTATCATGCATGTATACCCGTAATCAT
Coding sequences:
- a CDS encoding glycoside hydrolase family 105 protein; the encoded protein is MTTYFSEPQSMYYRFGEDQDQVLKVLAERYIGANAQADFVYRVFQKSGILQNEKGLYDLNLGKRFPDAPKDHISYAAALVWGDEDRNLDVLVRCYGPVRFYFNEQMVYRSTVMDEISPDATVKLSIDIKPGWNTIWLEMKNTPAGFGCQFGSDEGKVRILNVFAPFQERQGQAGWVFSQPNPATSKQPDLLGKEADYSLNWLPETGWSDEDKTKPAFERIFGNLAGKHAYAWTHLNNIDSTGNQVRLSGQSSGSLSIWISGKPVAQVKEPGSFEVDVTVPFGRSDLLVRSEYDDKAGPWHFNLNATVSGKPLSLEIPQRVHGANGESWLYVGPFESEVEPDLADLTRTDRVYQTGQRQTYWRLDRPDAWIRPYYENAMLSNKWTVGSVTNYGRWDYPLGVTVYGLLRTGRYLQRPDITRYAAEHVQACTQMYEYSLWDREQYGFPAVNQQLVMLKMLDNCGSFGSAMLESYSECHEPTFLPIAERIADFMLSRLERQEDGAFYRTCVGEYAENTMWADDLYMSTPFLVRYARVTGNSTALDEAARQFSLYRKYLFMPEFKIMSHVYDFKYGQATQIPWGRGNGWTLFSLTEVLEALPAEHPERPALIDFFNELCEGYAALQGESGLWHQVLNVPQTYEEASCTAMFAYGFARGVRFGWFKDPEVYVTAAERAWKGLICKAIDRQGNVHGVCSGSRYAFTAEYYDQDLRTVTNDNHGIGIMMLAGTEVAKMKKYLAEHRVSSPAVSHS